Proteins encoded within one genomic window of Eurosta solidaginis isolate ZX-2024a chromosome 1, ASM4086904v1, whole genome shotgun sequence:
- the TyrR gene encoding octopamine receptor, translating into MTVRPSGINIGDVQLVNPTQIWAILNESKNANVSKRVLQKLIHNLPKQTKNPNLIFNIKTVTNKTYALYYSAKYKNNNILNKNSNNDSTTTTQTHRTSSLADMDLTNSEATNTNTIALLHIYGDAEVEVINRTLALTTNVNGSTSDISSNNIPSPTIFMANTTNVYTNITSVSDADEEWARFYDLMLSWQGICLIAVFSTLIVVTFVGNMLVILAVITTRRLKTVTNCFVMSLAVADLLVGIFVMPPAVAVHLIGSWRLGWVLCDVWISLDVLLCTASILSLCAISVDRYLAVTQPLTYSRRRRSKRLAFIMILVVWVLALAITCPPMLGWYEPGRRDLSECRYNQNEGYVIFSAMGSFFIPMAVMIYVYARISCVVASRHDHMTDISVHNKKFKRYTAADVDHDIDYDFSELELSSGQRKQAAARTFSNQTIAKELHDVMLSEGDIDGGGKLITTPMAGSTGSGNGAGGSTSPQHHSLSTLVTATVNTKNSCYELTRPSSLKRTPTSSSTITVMTSGCGVTTTTSGTSGISGSQTGNQGVGGGSAVGGLNVATTEKTFTSINDQPWPMRTHSARHHHHFGTSVHGSSSNNTGLNTNATSVVNVSTSPNLHIESATLTRQIRLPQQQQQQQQQSQPQQHHHHHTKSFSNRITSLKKENKTTQTLSIVVGGFIACWLPFFIYYLITPFLDEHEVSRTLAKGLTWLGWFNSAINPFIYAFYSVDFRAAFWRLTFKRFFSVPMKPQFPANTMSIRR; encoded by the exons ATGACGGTTCGACCTTCAGGTATAAATATCGGCGACGTTCAACTTGTAAACCCCACCCAAATATGGGCCATATTGAACGAAAGTAAAAATGCGAACGTCAGCAAAAGGGTGTTACAAAAACTTATTCACAACTTaccaaagcaaacaaaaaatccaaatttaattttcaatataaaaactgtTACAAATAAAACATATGCGTTGTATTATAGTGCcaaatataaaaacaacaatatactaaataaaaatagcaacaatgattcaacaacaacaacacaaacgcaTCGCACTTCATCTTTAGCTGACATGGATTTAACAAATTCCGAAGCAACTAACACTAACACAATTGCGCTGCTGCACATTTATGGCGATGCAGAAGTGGAAGTCATCAATCGTACTTTAGCCCTGACAACAAATGTCAATGGCAGCACGAGTGATATATCATCAAATAACATTCCGTCACCAACTATATTTATGGCAAATACAACAAATGTCTACACAAATATTACCAGTGTCAGTGATGCGGATGAAGAATGGGCGCGCTTTTATGATTTGATGTTGTCGTGGCAAGGCATATGTCTTATTGCTGTCTTTAGCACCCTAATTGTGGTAACATTCGTTGGTAATATGCTTGTCATATTGGCTGTTATAACAACGCGTCGCCTGAAAACGGTCACAAACTGTTTTGTTATGAGTTTAGCTGTGGCCGATTTATTGGTGGGGATTTTCGTGATGCCACCAGCAGTTGCTGTTCATTTAATAG GCTCCTGGCGTCTCGGTTGGGTGCTTTGTGATGTTTGGATATCTTTAGATGTTTTGCTGTGCACAGCATCGATTTTAAGTCTTTGTGCGATTAGTGTGGATAG ATACTTGGCCGTTACCCAACCTTTGACGTACTCGCGTAGACGGCGCTCAAAGCGTTTGGCCTTCATTATGATTTTAGTTGTTTGGGTGCTGGCTTTAGCTATTACGTGTCCACCAATGTTGGGCTG GTACGAACCAGGTCGCCGAGATTTAAGTGAATGCCGTTATAACCAAAACGAAGGTTATGTCATCTTCTCTGCAATGggctcatttttcataccaatggCTGTTATGATCTACGTTTATGCGCGCATTTCCTGTGTCGTTGCATCACGTCATGACCATATGACGGACATTAGCGTGCACAATAAG AAATTCAAGCGCTACACAGCTGCAGACGTCGACCATGACATAGACTATGACTTCTCTGAGCTAGAACTTAGTTCAGGCCAACGTAAACAAGCAGCCGCACGTACATTCTCAAACCAAACCATTGCCAAGGAGTTGCATGATGTCATGTTGTCCGAAGGTGATATTGATGGCGGCGGCAAATTGATAACCACGCCAATGGCTGGAAGTACTGGCAGCGGTAATGGTGCCGGTGGGTCAACCTCACCACAGCATCATTCGCTATCGACTTTAGTCACAGCGACGGTAAATACAAAAAATTCATGCTACGAATTGACACGTCCATCGTCCTTGAAGCGCACACCCACATCATCATCTACAATTACAGTAATGACAAGTGGCTGTGGTGTGACAACAACAACGAGCGGCACAAGCGGCATTAGTGGCAGCCAAACTGGTAATCAAGGAGTTGGTGGTGGCAGTGCTGTTGGTGGTCTAAATGTCGCCACAACTGAAAAAACGTTTACAAGCATCAACGATCAACCATGGCCCATGCGTACACACAGCGCACGACATCATCATCACTTTGGCACATCTGTACATGGCAGTAGCAGCAACAACACTGGCCTTAATACGAATGCCACTTCGGTGGTGAATGTGTCCACATCGCCAAATTTACACATAGAAAGCGCTACTTTAACACGACAAATACGTTtgccacaacaacagcaacaacaacaacagcagtcgCAACCGCAACAACACCATCATCATCATACCAAATCATTTTCGAATCGCATCACCTCATTGAAAAAGGAGAATAAAACTACACAAACATTGAGCATTGTTGTGGGTGGCTTTATTGCTTGTTGGTTGCCGTTTTTTATTTACTATCTTATAACGCCTTTTCTCGATGAACATGAAGTGAGTCGGACATTGGCCAAGGGGCTCACCTGGTTGGGTTGGTTCAATAGCGCCataaatccattcatctatgctttTTATAGTGTCGACTTTCGCGCGGCATTCTGGCGACTGACATTTAAGCGTTTCTTTAGTGTTCCAATGAAGCCACAATTTCCAGCGAATACAATGTCCATTAGACGATAG